CGCACCTACTGGTAGGCCTGCTGGAGTTCGAGCGCATAGCTACGCAGATCACCGACGTGGCTCTCGGTTTCGTCCCGGGCCTGCTGCAAACCGCTGACTACGCGAGAGCCGTGATCAGTGCTGGGAATGTGACGGAGGCTCAGCTCGAATCCAGGGTCTCACTGCGTCTCGGTAGGCAAAGCGTCCTGACTCGCCAGAACCCGGTCGCGTTTCGGGCGCTGATCGATGAGTCTGTGCTGCACCGCCCCATCGGCGGCTACGACGTGATGGCCGAGCAGCTGAGACAGATCGTCCGGGTGTCTCGTCGCCCGCACATCACCGTGCAGGTGCTCCCCTTCTCTGCTGGAGCGCACGTCGGCCTGAACGGGAGTCACCTCATCCTCGAGTTCCAGCGGCAACGACCCATCGTCCACCTGGAGCATCGGCGTTCCAGCGTCTTCCTCGACGACCCTGCGGACACCGCCCCGTTCCTGGAGGCCATACCTACTCTGGCC
This region of Saccharopolyspora hordei genomic DNA includes:
- a CDS encoding helix-turn-helix domain-containing protein, which codes for MTTARSRGLGAEVRKLRKDAGLKLEELAELCGWSRATFGRIESGDKVLTEAEAAIILGTLGVKGSERKRLLELARDAHQPHWWEVGHSDLPHLLVGLLEFERIATQITDVALGFVPGLLQTADYARAVISAGNVTEAQLESRVSLRLGRQSVLTRQNPVAFRALIDESVLHRPIGGYDVMAEQLRQIVRVSRRPHITVQVLPFSAGAHVGLNGSHLILEFQRQRPIVHLEHRRSSVFLDDPADTAPFLEAIPTLAEAALTPEESVELIASHAEAMEAEHEVV